A section of the Oncorhynchus keta strain PuntledgeMale-10-30-2019 chromosome 15, Oket_V2, whole genome shotgun sequence genome encodes:
- the pif1 gene encoding ATP-dependent DNA helicase PIF1 — protein sequence MMQGDDGAQLQCSVVVERLNSSGQATKRQVIRKAAVLLGRNEFQEIILRVHNGKVPESYTLKEFQLFTRFAKDGKCTVKLLPENVQVLISDCPPHLLNIFLKTLSIKHQAWQTSKPMTDREKLKACLPRSFETISPLQQKDVQKANELRSKVNAPVLSKGLVVRTGNTMTGGPQGQQVKRQRTDCDSSPLKALHPSKKPTLSLPAARKLNKEQAAVLSAVLSGKNVFFTGSAGTGKSFLLKRIVGSLPPKSTYATASTGVAACHIGGTTLHNFAGIGSGSAPLEQCIELAQRPGVLQHWTSCHHLIIDEISMVEAQFFDKLEAIARCLRRSTEPFGGIHLIVCGDFLQLPPVSKEKDKVAFCFQSRSWRKCIHLNMELTEVRRQTDQSFISLLQAVRVGRVTEEVTAKLIKSAYHKIERDGILATRLCTHKDDVELTNNNKLQQLPGSVRVFEAVDSDPALVKTIDSQSPVSRLLQLKVGAQVMLTKNLDVQRGLVNGARGVVVDFQPGKLGLPRVRFLCGTTEALKPERWMFKAGGGLYLSRQQLPLKLAWAISIHKSQGMTLDCVEISLARVFERGQAYVALSRAKSLEGLRVMDFDPHVVRADPDVLHFYSKLRKERLLLQASMNEFVGKSNKENRW from the exons ATGATGCAAGGGGACGACGGTGCCCAGCTCCAGTGCAGTGTCGTGGTGGAGCGCCTGAACTCCTCTGGCCAGGCCACCAAACGCCAAGTCATCCGGAAGGCAGCAGTTCTTCTGGGTCGCAACGAATTCCAGGAGATAATCCTGCGCGTGCACAACGGCAAAGTGCCCGAAAGTTACACGCTCAAAGAGTTCCAGCTTTTTACCCGGTTTGCTAAGGATGGCAAGTGCACTGTTAAACTGCTCCCCGAAAACGTCCAAGTGCTCATCTCTGACTGCCCGCCCCACCTACTAAACATTTTCCTGAAGACCTTGAGTATCAAACACCAGGCCTGGCAGACTAGCAAACCTATGACAGACCGAGAGAAGCTGAAAGCCTGTCTGCCCCGCAGCTTCGAGACCATCAGCCCATTACAGCAGAAGGATGTACAGAAGGCCAATGAGCTAAGGAGCAAAGTGAATGCACCAGTGCTCTCTAAAGGTCTGGTAGTGAGGACTGGTAATACGATGACTGGAGGACCACAGGGACAGCAGGTTAAGAGACAAAGGACAGACTGTGACTCTAGCCCA TTGAAGGCACTCCACCCAAGCAAAAAGCCCACCCTGTCTCTACCGGCGGCACGGAAGTTGAACAAAGAACAAGCCGCTGTCCTCAGTGCTGTGTTGAGTGGGAAGAATGTTTTCTTCACTGGCAGTGCAG GCACAGGGAAGTCCTTCCTGTTGAAGAGGATTGTGGGCTCTCTGCCGCCCAAGAGCACCTACGCCACGGCCAGCACGGGCGTGGCAGCGTGTCACATCGGGGGGACCACGCTACACAACTTTGCTG GTATTGGGTCAGGCTCAGCCCCTCTGGAGCAGTGTATAGAGCTGGCCCAGAGGCCCGGGGTCCTGCAGCACTGGACTAGCTGTCACCACCTCATCATCGACGAGATCTCTATGGTTGAGGCCCAGTTTTTCGACAAGTTGGAGGCAATAGCAAG GTGTCTGAGGAGGTCCACAGAGCCGTTTGGAGGAATCCATCTGATAGTGTGTGGGGACTTCCTCCAGCTGCCCCCGGTCTCCAAGGAAAAGGACAAGGTCGCGTTCTGCTTCCAG TCTAGAAGCTGGCGGAAGTGCATCCATCTGAACATGGAGCTGACTGAGGTGCGCAGACAGACTGACCAGTCTTTCATCTCCCTCCTGCAGGCAGTGAGGGTGGGCAG AGTCACAGAGGAAGTCACTGCCAAGTTGATAAAGAGCGCCTATCACAAGATTGAGCGGGATGGTATCCTGGCAACCAGGCTTTGCACGCACAAGGACGATGTAGAGCTCACTAACAACAACAAGCTCCAGCAGCTGCCAG GGTCAGTGCGGGTGTTTGAGGCTGTGGACAGCGACCCTGCACTGGTGAAGACCATAGACAGCCAGAGTCCCGTCAGCAGGCTACTGCAGCTTAAAGTGGGCGCTCAG GTGATGCTAACAAAGAACCTGGATGTCCAGCGTGGCCTGGTCAACGGGGCTCGAGGTGTCGTGGTGGACTTTCAGCCGGGGAAACTAG GGCTCCCACGTGTGCGTTTCCTGTGCGGCACCACTGAGGCGTTGAAGCCAGAGCGTTGGATGTTCAAGGCCGGAGGCGGGCTTTATCTGAGCCGCCAGCAGCTGCCACTCAAACTGGCCTGGGCAATCTCTATCCACAAGAGCCAG GGTATGACGCTGGACTGTGTGGAGATCTCCCTGGCGCGTGTGTTTGAGAGGGGCCAGGCCTATGTGGCGCTGTCTCGGGCCAAGAGCCTGGAGGGGCTAAGGGTCATGGACTTTGACCCCCATGTGGTCCGTGCCGACCCCGACGTGCTGCACTTCTACAGCAAGTTGAGGAAAGAGAGGCTACTGTTGCAG GCTTCAATGAATGAGTTTGTGGGCAAAAGTAACAAGGAGAATCGTTGGTGA